In Solidesulfovibrio carbinoliphilus subsp. oakridgensis, the sequence GGCCATTTCCTGCCCGCCCCGCTCCTTTTCACCGAGCGGCTGGCCCCGGCCGCCCTGGTCCTGCGGCGGCTTTTGGCCGACGTCACGGCCGAGATCGACCAGGCCGCCCTGCCCGAGGCCGAGCGGGCCTTTTTCACCGTCATCCTGGTGGCCCTGGCCGCGGCCGGCGAAAAGGACGACGACGCCGCGGTCCTGGCCGTGCTCGGCGGCGCGGGCCCGGGCCCGGCCCAGGCCGACGCCCAGAAGCAGGCGATAAACGCCTTCGGCATCCACCTGCGCAAGGAGCGGAATTTCGACACGGCCCAGGCCTACTACCGCTCGGCCCTGGAACTGGCCCCCGACGACGAGCGGATCCTCTTCAATCTGGCCCGGGTCCTTTTCGAGCAGGGCGACCTGGCCGGGGCCCGGGGCGTGCTGGAGCAGGCCCTGGCCCTGGACCCGGAGTTCGCCGAGGCCCGGAAATTTTTGCGCTACGTCAAGCGCCGGGAGGGGGCCCCGGCCGGGGAAGCCTTTCCGGACATTACAATCTGACGCCCTTATGGCGGCATCCCGGGGGCGGGCCGGCCAAGCCCCGGCCCGGGCCGCCGGCCGATCCGGAAACCGGCCGGGCCGGGGCTTATAAATCCCGGCGAATTGCGATAGACCCTTATGTGACGGGCCGCCCGGCCCGCCGTTCCCAACGCATTACCAGCCAACCGTCAAATAAGGAGACAGCCATGAGCACCATTGCGGCCGTTTGGGCCAGGGAAATCCTCGATTCCCGCGGCAATCCCACCGTCGAAGTGGAGGTCACCCTGGAATCCGGCGCGACCGGCCGGGCCGCCGTCCCCTCCGGAGCCTCCACCGGCTCGCGCGAGGCCCTGGAACTGCGCGACCAGGACGCTTCCCGCTACGGCGGCAAGGGCGTGGGCAAGGCCGTGGAGAACGTCCAGGGCGAGCTGGCTGAGACCGTCATCGGCATGGACGCCCTGCAGCAGGTGGCCATCGACAACCTGATGATCGACACCGACGGCACGGAGAACAAGTCGCGCCTGGGCGCCAACGCCATCCTCGGCGTGTCCATGGCCGTGGCCCGGGCCGCCTCCACCTTCCTCGGCCTGCCGTTTTACCAGTACCTCGGCGGCATCAACGCCAAGGTCCTGCCCGTGCCGCTCATGAACATCATAAACGGCGGGGCCCACGCCCCCAACAACCTGGACATCCAGGAGTTCATGATCGTCCCCCTCGGCGCGCGGACCTTCTCGGACGCCCTGCGCATGGGCGCCGAGACCTTCCATACCCTGAAGACGATCCTTGCCGCCGACGGCCATGTGACCTCGGTCGGCGACGAGGGCGGTTTCGCCCCCAATTTGAAGGACCACGACGAGGCCTTCAAGTACATCATCAAGGCCATCGAGGAAGCCGGCTACCGGCCGGGCGACGAGATTTCGCTGGCCATCGACGCGGCCGCCTCGGAATTCTATAAAAACGGCAAGTACGTCCTTGGCGGCGAAAAGCGCACCATGAGCTCCGAGGAGATGGTCGCCTACCTGTCCGGATTCGTGGACCGCTACCCCATCATCTCCATCGAGGACGGCCTGGCCGAATCCGACTGGGACGGCTGGAAGAAGCTGACCATGCACCTTGGCGAGCGCATCCAGCTCGTCGGCGACGACATCTTCGTCACCAACCCGGACATCCTGGCCGAGGGCATCGACCAGGGCGTGGCCAACTCGATCCTCATCAAGCTGAACCAGATCGGCACGGTGACCGAGACCCTCGACACCATCGAGATGGCCAAGCAGGCCGCCTACACCACGGTCATCTCCCACCGCTCGGGCGAGACCGAGGACAGCTTCATCGCCGACCTGTCCGTGGCCGTCAACGCCGGCCAGATCAAGTCCGGCTCGATCTCCCGCTCGGACAGGCTGGCCAAGTACAACCAGCTCCTTCGCATCGAGGA encodes:
- a CDS encoding tetratricopeptide repeat protein gives rise to the protein MLPEILGCYQSQKLEKMGKGAASGREFTQRIDWLALRLDAARILVFPLDDKHLPLPLQKTVTPSEFLGHFLPAPLLFTERLAPAALVLRRLLADVTAEIDQAALPEAERAFFTVILVALAAAGEKDDDAAVLAVLGGAGPGPAQADAQKQAINAFGIHLRKERNFDTAQAYYRSALELAPDDERILFNLARVLFEQGDLAGARGVLEQALALDPEFAEARKFLRYVKRREGAPAGEAFPDITI
- the eno gene encoding phosphopyruvate hydratase, whose protein sequence is MSTIAAVWAREILDSRGNPTVEVEVTLESGATGRAAVPSGASTGSREALELRDQDASRYGGKGVGKAVENVQGELAETVIGMDALQQVAIDNLMIDTDGTENKSRLGANAILGVSMAVARAASTFLGLPFYQYLGGINAKVLPVPLMNIINGGAHAPNNLDIQEFMIVPLGARTFSDALRMGAETFHTLKTILAADGHVTSVGDEGGFAPNLKDHDEAFKYIIKAIEEAGYRPGDEISLAIDAAASEFYKNGKYVLGGEKRTMSSEEMVAYLSGFVDRYPIISIEDGLAESDWDGWKKLTMHLGERIQLVGDDIFVTNPDILAEGIDQGVANSILIKLNQIGTVTETLDTIEMAKQAAYTTVISHRSGETEDSFIADLSVAVNAGQIKSGSISRSDRLAKYNQLLRIEEELEDSAIFYGPVMAGQWYDTEEEDAE